AAACAGTTCGCGTTTGTCCGGGATTTGTTGTTGTAGCGTTTGTATCTGCAATTCCTGTATTTCGTGATTTTCTTGTATTGGCAATGCTTCGGATAAGTCTTGCGCTGAGACGTTAATCAACGCTAAAAACATCGTTAAAAGAAGCAGTGTTTTCTTTCTCATTTTATCTCCTTGTCGATGTTTTTCAAAATTTCGATACTTTCTTTTGAGTGGTTTTTCTGTAAGTCGGATGACGCGTATCGTGCCATTTCTACGTTTCTGAAAAATGCGGTTAATTTTTGACAGACGGATTTGCTTACGTTTCGGCTTTCGAGCAACTTTTCTATTTCGTCGTATTTCATTGAGCCGCACTCAACGCCTGTTTTGGCGCTTAAATATTTTAGAATTGCCGAAATTTCCGAGATTTTTCCTTTGTTTATGTCGCGAATTGCCGCCGAATATGCTTTACTGCGCTTTTGTTCGCTTGCGTCTTTCACGAAAAATATCGTTTTAAGTTTTGCTGAAATCAGAATTAAAGCAACCGCCCAAATTGACAAAAATACGTAAAAAAGCGTGCGCAACTCAAATTTTTGCCGAATATCGTTTGTGGAAAATTGCGTTTTTATGTAGCGAATATCGTCGCCCAGTGTTGCTATTTCGGTCTGTGTTAGGTGTCTTCTTGCCACGACCCTTTCTTCGTTGTTGCCTACAGCCTTAACTGTGAAACTACCTGCGGAGGTTGTTCTGAATGTTGCGCTGTTTGGGTCAAACCACACAATATCGCGTATAGGAATATTAAAAGTTCCCTCTCTTTGAGGAATTATTATCCACGAAAAATTTTTTGTAGTCATAATTCCGTTTTCGGTTGTGTCGCGTGTAATTCTTCGTTCGGGAGCAAAAATATTCAGGTTGGGAATTCTCTCCAATTCTATGTCGCCCAACATTGCGCTCGGCATTCTTCCGCTTAATGTCGCTCTCAATGTTATTGCTTCTCCGACGGCAACCGAGTCGGTGTTTACGCTTGCAGTAAGCCGCACTTCGCCGACTATTCCGCTGAAATTTGCGGGGCGCGGGCGCGGAACATCGTTTACAGTAAACGAAAGCGATGGCGAATTTGTACTTGTCTGCCTTTGACGAACGTTAAACATCCCGCCGAAAAAGCCGTCGAACGGGTCGCGCCCACCGCTTCTTTCTTCTGTGATATACGAAAGTTGTAGCGGCGGAACAGTAAATCTGCCCGTATCAAGCGGCACAAGATTGAACGGTAAATCATAGACAACGTGCGGCACTCCGTTTATGACTTCCTGCCTTGTTGCAGGCGAGTTGACAAGCGCGGATATGGTAAAATTTCCCGAAAGCGCTTCTTGTATGGAGTTCAAAAATCGGACATATCCATCGTTTGTAAGTTGAGCGCCCGAGCCTGCGCGAACTTGAATGCGCACGGTCATTCTTGCTTGTTCGCCCTTAAAAAGTGTGCTTCTTTCACGGATAAATCTAACGCTAACGGGACCAAGCTGTGCCGCAGGACGTTCGCCCGTGCTTACGTTAAAC
This genomic stretch from Chitinivibrionia bacterium harbors:
- a CDS encoding BatD family protein; amino-acid sequence: MRMAKIIFAVILFVGLVFSQDVRRFAMTTNNTNASVGDVASVMLELQTNGAVSVNIPQFAENENFSVLSANRTQSTSTNISIVNGRRTTENTTTTRFMYQIRFNSQGQITLPPLSLNIGGNQMTSNSITFNVSTGERPAAQLGPVSVRFIRERSTLFKGEQARMTVRIQVRAGSGAQLTNDGYVRFLNSIQEALSGNFTISALVNSPATRQEVINGVPHVVYDLPFNLVPLDTGRFTVPPLQLSYITEERSGGRDPFDGFFGGMFNVRQRQTSTNSPSLSFTVNDVPRPRPANFSGIVGEVRLTASVNTDSVAVGEAITLRATLSGRMPSAMLGDIELERIPNLNIFAPERRITRDTTENGIMTTKNFSWIIIPQREGTFNIPIRDIVWFDPNSATFRTTSAGSFTVKAVGNNEERVVARRHLTQTEIATLGDDIRYIKTQFSTNDIRQKFELRTLFYVFLSIWAVALILISAKLKTIFFVKDASEQKRSKAYSAAIRDINKGKISEISAILKYLSAKTGVECGSMKYDEIEKLLESRNVSKSVCQKLTAFFRNVEMARYASSDLQKNHSKESIEILKNIDKEIK